Proteins encoded together in one Mycobacterium simiae window:
- a CDS encoding ESX secretion-associated protein EspG: protein MTTALANRLTLTEDQLRVAALRVGVHDLPAVLPPRPRHGTVDVRAAAFRQASRELLSRKLFTLDGVHPDLPPVLQALERPDRALVMRMVTPDGIARVSVVRRGSLCVLARRIGAEIQLRMIGHGTELGDATLALRAELPPGRPADILPVGAPLQMMSECLTGTHDALALADRIRALGADSDAAMLLGSAMASRQAFVEIVYSALADYEDRISRGPAAVAVFYTKRGRIIGAPSASPTGELWTTLKPGSDHVFGQAIGQLVGLAEEGWAACGGGAI, encoded by the coding sequence GTGACCACAGCCCTCGCGAATCGGCTGACGCTGACTGAGGATCAACTCCGGGTGGCGGCGCTGCGCGTCGGCGTCCACGACCTTCCGGCTGTTCTGCCGCCGCGACCGCGGCACGGCACAGTGGACGTGCGTGCTGCGGCATTCCGGCAGGCCTCGCGAGAGTTGTTGTCGCGCAAGCTATTCACCCTAGACGGTGTGCACCCCGACTTGCCGCCGGTGCTGCAGGCACTGGAGCGTCCCGATCGGGCGCTGGTGATGCGGATGGTGACGCCCGATGGTATAGCGCGGGTGAGTGTGGTGCGGCGCGGGTCGCTCTGCGTGCTCGCGCGTCGGATCGGAGCCGAGATCCAGTTGCGAATGATCGGGCACGGCACCGAGTTAGGCGATGCAACGCTGGCGCTTCGAGCGGAACTACCACCGGGCCGACCGGCGGACATTCTGCCTGTCGGGGCGCCGCTGCAGATGATGTCGGAATGTTTGACCGGCACCCATGACGCCCTGGCACTGGCGGACCGGATTCGTGCTCTGGGGGCCGACTCCGACGCCGCGATGCTGCTGGGGTCCGCAATGGCATCGCGTCAAGCATTCGTCGAGATTGTCTATTCCGCACTGGCCGATTACGAAGACCGGATTTCACGCGGTCCGGCCGCGGTGGCGGTGTTCTACACCAAACGTGGGCGCATCATCGGTGCGCCGAGCGCATCTCCGACAGGGGAACTGTGGACCACCCTCAAACCGGGTTCCGACCATGTCTTCGGTCAAGCGATCGGACAACTCGTCGGACTCGCCGAGGAGGGGTGGGCGGCTTGCGGTGGGGGCGCAATTTAG
- a CDS encoding PPE domain-containing protein, with product MGFTNVAWESRSAEQLARDLADGPGPMSVGQAGAAWVRVADEWASISEDYNKIVDKIKGAFASRGADAAARKLEAFGEWLQSISLSAAGNGQRAEEAAVAYSVAVLGMPSISEAVEAQTAHDVMTSLAAYNGAILNGQFAELDQAVTTHQVSASAAMYGYEEACEALAAPWDQPPPPAVCDGGALKAEQQAHADEHAGSVGAHSAAAGLAPPPLAPFRATEVRSTSATKTSRTSGSVAGLSGTAPMGTGYGPMAALGRGANSREHQSSLVTTLDDGGESGAGLSEDNPSWLPAAQRSDAPFVVSHASWGPDSSLFDELVAPGEPEPPQFADAPEPTLEQVSDRWVSPPVIGVDKGLTL from the coding sequence ATGGGATTTACCAATGTCGCATGGGAATCGCGCAGTGCAGAGCAGCTTGCCCGCGACCTCGCCGACGGACCCGGTCCGATGTCGGTCGGGCAGGCTGGTGCCGCCTGGGTGCGAGTCGCCGACGAATGGGCAAGCATTTCCGAGGACTACAACAAAATTGTTGACAAGATCAAGGGCGCGTTCGCCAGCCGTGGGGCCGATGCGGCGGCCCGCAAACTCGAAGCGTTCGGCGAATGGCTGCAGTCGATCAGCCTGAGCGCGGCCGGTAATGGGCAGCGCGCCGAGGAGGCGGCCGTTGCCTACAGTGTTGCGGTGCTTGGCATGCCGAGCATCTCCGAGGCCGTCGAGGCGCAGACAGCCCATGACGTCATGACGTCGCTCGCCGCGTACAACGGGGCGATCCTCAACGGGCAATTCGCCGAGCTCGATCAGGCGGTGACAACCCATCAGGTGAGCGCTTCGGCGGCGATGTACGGATACGAGGAGGCGTGTGAGGCGCTCGCCGCGCCGTGGGACCAGCCGCCTCCGCCCGCGGTGTGTGACGGTGGCGCGCTGAAGGCCGAGCAGCAGGCGCACGCCGACGAACACGCCGGCAGCGTCGGAGCCCACAGCGCCGCAGCGGGCTTGGCGCCGCCTCCGCTGGCACCGTTTCGCGCAACCGAGGTCAGGTCGACTAGCGCCACCAAGACGTCGCGCACCAGCGGGTCGGTCGCCGGGTTGTCAGGTACTGCTCCGATGGGCACCGGATACGGCCCGATGGCCGCCCTCGGACGCGGGGCCAACTCCCGCGAGCACCAATCATCGTTGGTCACCACCCTCGACGACGGTGGTGAGAGCGGCGCCGGCCTGTCCGAGGACAACCCCTCGTGGCTGCCGGCGGCGCAACGCAGCGATGCGCCGTTCGTGGTGTCGCACGCGAGTTGGGGTCCGGATTCCTCCTTGTTCGACGAACTCGTGGCGCCCGGCGAGCCGGAACCGCCCCAGTTTGCCGATGCGCCCGAACCGACACTGGAGCAGGTCTCCGATCGCTGGGTTTCACCACCGGTGATCGGTGTCGACAAGGGGCTGACGCTGTGA
- a CDS encoding PE domain-containing protein: MTSSAELRMQPEEVADATRQLDQLAARAEKLMQNEAANLTTVAPARDEVSRRVASTLNEVHSSFGKSTDQATKEIRQVAATLRAHTDNVVAAEQDFAV, translated from the coding sequence ATGACAAGCTCAGCTGAATTGCGGATGCAGCCCGAGGAAGTGGCCGACGCGACCCGGCAACTGGACCAATTGGCGGCCCGCGCCGAAAAACTGATGCAGAACGAAGCGGCGAACCTGACCACCGTGGCTCCGGCGCGCGACGAGGTGTCCCGCCGGGTCGCTTCGACTCTCAACGAAGTTCACTCGTCGTTCGGCAAGTCGACCGATCAGGCAACAAAAGAGATCCGGCAGGTGGCCGCGACATTGCGGGCGCACACCGACAACGTGGTGGCAGCCGAACAAGACTTCGCTGTTTGA
- a CDS encoding WXG100 family type VII secretion target translates to MPSHQSAQTSPGADPGPIINASESDLGDYLNQPVQNILAQLGVPPLPQPAPPSDAPPPAAPPPGATGNQMTGMLTSLLTQMIQPVTDALGMLGPGVFSNLDPSQMLSGISNTLGSAAQLVQPAMANVAGAWQGDAATAAMAQTSAALTDGTQVSSQATALSNSLSTAAASVQQAQSQLIAILNQFSATIAAIGPNIIFPWGIAQAIAAANQAVTMSTAVMTELQGSLGTESANTTAVGAPVSLSSARITGPGLATAGTPSSAATAVSGLGTNLLAAPGAAASAPAAAGSAPASAFTPLVQAVAMPAMEGVGAATSAMQGAGAGAGVPTPSGAPGASGGPSGLNPGAGRSGAGGGGGAGIVPPSGVPLETIQSRLSSAPTVPVTDAAPEAMSAGALSPPPMSGAPMMGGAPMAGGARASAGRSHTAAAFLHTSDQGDEIVGDLGSVAPAVIGQPETVASPDIELRI, encoded by the coding sequence GTGCCAAGCCATCAATCGGCGCAGACCTCGCCCGGGGCCGACCCGGGGCCGATCATCAACGCGAGTGAATCCGACCTCGGCGATTACCTGAATCAGCCGGTGCAGAACATCCTGGCGCAGCTAGGTGTGCCGCCGTTGCCGCAACCTGCGCCGCCGTCGGATGCGCCCCCACCCGCTGCACCGCCTCCCGGCGCAACGGGCAACCAAATGACCGGCATGTTGACCAGCCTGTTGACTCAGATGATCCAGCCCGTCACGGATGCTCTGGGGATGCTGGGACCCGGTGTGTTTTCGAATCTGGATCCGTCCCAGATGCTGAGCGGCATTTCGAACACGCTCGGCTCGGCGGCGCAACTGGTGCAGCCGGCCATGGCCAACGTCGCCGGCGCCTGGCAAGGGGACGCCGCGACCGCGGCCATGGCCCAAACCAGTGCCGCACTGACCGATGGCACCCAAGTATCCAGTCAGGCAACCGCTTTGAGCAACAGCTTGTCCACGGCAGCAGCCAGTGTGCAGCAGGCACAGTCGCAGCTCATCGCGATCCTGAATCAGTTTTCGGCGACCATCGCGGCGATCGGGCCAAACATCATCTTCCCGTGGGGAATTGCCCAGGCAATCGCGGCCGCGAATCAGGCGGTCACGATGTCCACCGCCGTGATGACCGAATTGCAGGGCAGCCTGGGCACTGAATCGGCTAACACCACCGCGGTCGGAGCTCCGGTGTCGTTGAGTTCGGCGCGGATAACGGGCCCGGGACTTGCCACGGCAGGTACTCCGTCGTCGGCGGCGACCGCCGTATCGGGGCTGGGCACCAACCTCCTTGCAGCACCAGGTGCGGCAGCCAGCGCTCCCGCCGCCGCGGGCTCCGCACCTGCGTCGGCGTTCACCCCCCTGGTGCAGGCGGTTGCCATGCCCGCCATGGAAGGCGTCGGCGCGGCAACGAGTGCCATGCAAGGCGCCGGTGCCGGTGCCGGTGTTCCGACGCCGTCGGGGGCTCCTGGAGCTTCCGGTGGGCCGTCCGGCCTTAACCCAGGCGCGGGAAGGTCTGGCGCCGGAGGGGGCGGAGGCGCGGGTATCGTTCCGCCGAGCGGAGTTCCGTTGGAAACCATCCAGTCGCGGTTGTCGTCGGCGCCGACCGTTCCGGTGACTGATGCGGCCCCCGAAGCGATGAGTGCCGGTGCGTTGTCGCCACCGCCCATGAGCGGAGCCCCGATGATGGGTGGTGCACCAATGGCGGGCGGCGCCCGGGCCAGCGCGGGGCGCAGCCACACTGCCGCGGCATTCCTGCATACCTCTGACCAAGGCGATGAGATCGTCGGCGATCTCGGCAGCGTTGCCCCGGCTGTGATCGGACAGCCGGAAACAGTCGCCAGCCCGGACATCGAATTGAGGATTTAA